GAAAAGAATCTTTAATGATAATTGGTGTCCCCGTGGGAGGAGGATAAAAGAGGAGGGCAAAAGTAGGGCAAGGTCATGATCCCGCATAGCGGGGCTTTAGCCTTGCTAAACGAAAAAGGAGCTCATTATGCAATACGAAATACTCTATAAACCATCATATTCATTGGTCAAGGTAAAAATGGCAAAAGGCGAATCCGTAACCGCGGAAGCCGGAGCTATGGTCAGCATGTCCAGCAGTATTACGATCGCGACCGAGATGAAAGGCGGCCTTTTCGGCGCTTTAAAAAGAAGCGTCCTGGGCGGCGAGAGCTTTTTCATCAACACCTTTAACGCGAACGATGCCGGTGAGATCTCATTCGCACCGCCCATGCCCGGCGACATCGCGGCGATCGAACTCAAAGGCCAGACCTACTTCGCGCAGTCGCGGTCCTATATCGCATCATCGCCCACGATCCAGATCGATACGAAATGGGGCGGGGCCAAGACGTTCTTTTCTAAAGAGGGTCTGTTCCTGCTCAAGCTGACCGGTACGGGCACGGTTTTCCTGTCCAGTTACGGCGCCATCCACGAGATCGACCTGGCCGCGGGTCAGAAATATATCGTGGACACCGGGCACATGGTATCGTTCGCCGATGGTGTTGGTTATGGCGTCAAGAAAGTCGGCGGGCTGAAATCGACGATCTTCAGCGGCGAGGGACTGGTCTGCGAACTGACCGGACCGGGCAAGATCATGATCCAGACGCGCAGCGAGGACGCGTTCCTCTCCTGGCTCATTCCCCAGCTGCCCAAATCGCACAGCTGATCGATATTACTGATTTCAGCATTTATTTATTTGCATTAGTAAAAGATTCAGATTCTGAGGATTTCGCAAGAAATCCGAAGAATCTCTGTTTGCGAAAGGGGAAGATCAATTTAGTCTGATATTTTCACTTTGGTCGTATTTTCGATCCGCCTACCCTATATCCCTCTCCCCTTGGTGGCAACATTTAAAATAAAACCCTCCATAATTACTGGTGTCCCGGTAGGGGGAGAGGGTAAGGGTGAGGGGGTATTAATTTTGTCTTTCTATTTTAGTCTCTCTCTCGATCCGCCAGAGATCAGGTCTTTTTTCTACATGATTCTTAAAAACAATTGTGTCACCGCTTTTAATGATGTCAAATGCCTGGTTTGATCTGCTTTTATCCTTATCAAGGCGATAAACCTCGACCCGGCCTGATGGAGTGCATAAAAACAGCTTGCGTTTCCCTTTTTCATGGATCAGGCGGCTGATGACAACGTGACCGCGCGGCATTGTACTCTGGTGTATCGGTTTTGATAGTACCAGGTACGAAAATTTCAGCATATCGACCTCGCGGTTCAATCCCTGGTTCAGACGCACCAGGTACTCAGGCGGACTCCAGGGTATGCTAAAATGACACCAATCCTCCCGTTCCTCGACCGCCATCAATGGACATTCGCTGCTGTGCCCGCAAGGCATAATGATCTCATACTTCGAGTCGCGGGCAATGATGTTGCGCAAACCCATCAAACGGTGTGCGCAGTCCTTGAGCGCCGGTTCGATCACGATCAATGACCCACGGCTGGTCATACAGGAAAAAGCATCATCGATAAAGGCATAGGACAGCATGCCCGTCTTTATGATCTCGATCAGGGAATTGCTGAATAAAATAATGTCATACCTTTTACCGGTCTCGCCCAGTGTTTTGAAAATATCCGATCCTATGCCCATCTTCCTGTGCTCGACCGAGCATCCTTTACGATCCATTGACAGCGCTCGGCCCAATACTGCCGACCGCCCGATCATGGATACCGAAGCATCAATGCCGGTTAGGCAGATCTGGCGGCCGGTTTTGTCAGCACTAAACGCATAAAATAAACCATACATCCCGGCTCCTTCGCCGCAACCCAAGTCCAGGATCGAAAATTTTGCTGCATTCTTAAGCGCGGCGCCGCGCTGCGCGATCAGCTTTGTGCCGATATAAAATGATTTCATGAAATTCAATGCGAAATTATAGGCGAAATACGCATCTGATAATTCTGATCCTGGCATGGCTGCTGCCGCGAAACGGCTGGATAGAGTCCGCAGGTCATTTTTCAACTGACGTAATCGGTCTTTAGCCGCATAGTCGCCCGTACCCAAGCCAACCGTATCGATTATAAGGTCCTCTATTTCATGTGGCAGCTGGATTATCATATTTATAAAATATCCCCTCCCTTGATAGCATCTTCATCGGTGCCGGCGCCCAGGCCGATTGCATCGGTTATGAATTCATCGATATTTTGCGGAAGACTTGTGATCAAAGATCCGGTACGGTCACTCGACGACTACCAGCTTCTCACTCATGGTGATCCGGTCGCCGTTCTCTAATTGCAGACACGCTTGCACGATATACACCCCGCATGGAACGGTCATGTCGGCTGCGTCTTTTCGATCCCACGTTATTGAGTTATTGTGTAATTGCTTAAACGATCTTACCAATCTGCCAGAGACGTCGTAGATATTCAATGAAATTTCGGATTTCGGATTTCGGATTTCGGATTTGATCGCTACTGAGCGATTGAACGGATTGGGGCAACATTTCAGTGACGCGGCAGATATCGGTTCGACCGCTTTCAGCTCTTCGACGCCGATCGGTGACATGGTTTTTCCGTACATGATTATCGCCGCAGTACCGCTTCTACCCATATAACAGAAATGCGCTATTTCCAGTGAGTCAAAAGCAACAGCCCGGTCATTTTGATTTATCGATCCATACGAAGGATTGTCAAATGCCATGTCAACCGAATCCACCGTGAACACTACAGCGGCAGCCTTTTTTGAGGCAAACCCGATAGAGGCTGTATCATTGGCGTGATATACCCAAAAGACTATACCCACATCGTTATCCTTATCCAGGGCAATCGCTGAATACCCTTCGCAATAACTGGTGCTCGTGATTTTTGTCGTCTCGAAAGTACCCGTCTTGTTGGTCGCGTAATACAGATTCGATAATGTACTCCAGCATTCTTTAGTCCAGCAAATGTGAACTTTACCCGCATTATCAACCGCGATCGATGGGTCCATACCCGTGGTATCAGAAACGAGGATTGGAGTACCAAAAGCTCCACCAGCGTTATTAAGATAATAAATTTTAGTGTTCGTGGTGGAAGAATAGGCAATATGAACCGTGTTATCCTGGGCGACCGCAATCGTTGGATCAACGGCATT
This genomic interval from bacterium contains the following:
- a CDS encoding T9SS type A sorting domain-containing protein, with the translated sequence MFNKKGVFILVLIPLLTSALSFTLENIDVYKADKPAVCIDDSGWIYLVGNKTGNDIVKFIKKSTGAWLPDSLLFSVVPSTGYNCRSSAATGPNQTLHILYRVQGGTYGWPVYTNNSSGSFTACDTLMKNASQSTWHYGIAVDNLNHAHIVCEMYSGSYNLAYFYPFHADSMVWLVGNAVDPTIAVAQDNTVHIAYSSTTNTKIYYLNNAGGAFGTPILVSDTTGMDPSIAVDNAGKVHICWTKECWSTLSNLYYATNKTGTFETTKITSTSYCEGYSAIALDKDNDVGIVFWVYHANDTASIGFASKKAAAVVFTVDSVDMAFDNPSYGSINQNDRAVAFDSLEIAHFCYMGRSGTAAIIMYGKTMSPIGVEELKAVEPISAASLKCCPNPFNRSVAIKSEIRNPKSEISLNIYDVSGRLVRSFKQLHNNSITWDRKDAADMTVPCGVYIVQACLQLENGDRITMSEKLVVVE
- a CDS encoding TIGR00266 family protein gives rise to the protein MQYEILYKPSYSLVKVKMAKGESVTAEAGAMVSMSSSITIATEMKGGLFGALKRSVLGGESFFINTFNANDAGEISFAPPMPGDIAAIELKGQTYFAQSRSYIASSPTIQIDTKWGGAKTFFSKEGLFLLKLTGTGTVFLSSYGAIHEIDLAAGQKYIVDTGHMVSFADGVGYGVKKVGGLKSTIFSGEGLVCELTGPGKIMIQTRSEDAFLSWLIPQLPKSHS
- a CDS encoding small ribosomal subunit Rsm22 family protein, giving the protein MIIQLPHEIEDLIIDTVGLGTGDYAAKDRLRQLKNDLRTLSSRFAAAAMPGSELSDAYFAYNFALNFMKSFYIGTKLIAQRGAALKNAAKFSILDLGCGEGAGMYGLFYAFSADKTGRQICLTGIDASVSMIGRSAVLGRALSMDRKGCSVEHRKMGIGSDIFKTLGETGKRYDIILFSNSLIEIIKTGMLSYAFIDDAFSCMTSRGSLIVIEPALKDCAHRLMGLRNIIARDSKYEIIMPCGHSSECPLMAVEEREDWCHFSIPWSPPEYLVRLNQGLNREVDMLKFSYLVLSKPIHQSTMPRGHVVISRLIHEKGKRKLFLCTPSGRVEVYRLDKDKSRSNQAFDIIKSGDTIVFKNHVEKRPDLWRIERETKIERQN